ATGTACACGAAGCAGGGCAACTGGGACATCGTCGGCAACAACATCCCGGTGTTCTTCATCCAGGATGCCATCAAGTTCCCCGATCTGGTCCATGCGGCTAAGCAGGAGCCCGACCGGGCGTTCCCCCAGGCGCAAACCGCACACGACAATTTCTGGGATTTCGCCAGCCTCACCCCGGAAGCCTGGCACATGATCATGTGGATCATGTCCGATCGCACGATCCCCCGCTCCTTCCGCACGATGGAGGGCTTCGGCGTCCACAGCTTCCGCCTGGTGAACGCGGAAGGCAGGTCGACCTTCGTCAAGTTCCACTGGAAGCCGCGCCAGGGGCTCCAGTCGGTGCTGTGGAACGAAGCGGTCAAGATCAGCGGCGCCGATCCCGACTATCATCGCCGCGATCTCTGGGAGGCGATCGAGAGCGGTGACTTCCCGCAATGGGATCTCGGCGTCCAGCTGTTCGATCAGGAAACCGCCGACAAGCTTCCCTTCGACCATCTCGACTCGACCAAGCTCATCCCCGAGGAGGACGTGCCGGTCCGCATCGTCGGTACGCTCACGCTTAATCGCAACGTCGACAACTTCTTCGCCGAAACCGAGCAGGTCGCCTACTGCACGCAGAACATCGTGCCGGGCATCGACTTCAGTGACGACCCGCTGCTGCACGGCCGCAACTTCTCCTATCTCGATACCCAGCTGAAGCGGCTCGGCAGCCCGAACTTCACCCACCTGCCGATCAATGCCCCGCGCTGTCCGGTGATGAACTTCCAGCAGGACGGCCACATGGCGATGCGCAATCCGAAGGGGCGCGTGAACTATGAGCCGAACAGCTGGGGCGCGGAAGGCGGTCCGCGCGAGAACGCGGAGATCGGCTTCACCAGCTTCCCCGCCGAGGTTCAGGGGACTAAGCAGCGGGTTCGGTCCGAAACCTTTGCCGATCATTACAGCCAGGCGCGGCAGTTCTATCTCAGCCAGCAGCCGATCGAGCAGAAGCACATCGGCGACGCGCTGGTGTTCGAGCTGTCGAAGGTAGATCGTGTCGACATCCGGGCCCGGGCGGTCAGCCACCTGCGCAACATCGACGAGGATCTCGCCGCTACCGTTGCGGACGGGCTCGGCCTTGACCTGCCGGACGCCGCCAAGGCGGCCAAGCCGACGCTAGACCTGCCGACATCGTCGGCGCTCTCGATCGTCGCCAACGGCCCGGCGAATTTCGCCGGGCGAAAGATGGGCCTGCTGCTGACCGATGGGTCGAGCGCCGAGCTGTTCAATGCGCTGACGAAGGCGCTGGAAGCCGAAGGCGCGGTCTGGGAGGTGGTCGCGCCGAAGATCGGCGGGGTCACGCTCGACGACGGCACCAAGGTCGCGGCCAAGCAGAAGATCGACGGCGGACCTTCGGTCCTGTTCGATGCCGTCGCGGTGCTCCCGTCCGAGGAGGGGGTTGCGATGCTCGCCAAGGATGCGGCCTCCAAGGACTTCGTGGCGGACGCGTTCGGCCACTGCAAGTTCATCGGCTACACCGATGCAGCCGCCACGTTGTTCGACGCTTCTCGGGTGCCGGAGCTTGACGATGGCTTCGTAGCCCTAAGCAAGAGCAAGGACGTCAAGGCGTTCGTCACGACCTGTCGTGACCTCAGGTTCTGGGCTCGGGAGATGAAGGTCGATCTCGACGCGGCGGCCTGACGACCCTGGCGGGAGCGGCAGGTGGACGTCCTGCCGCTCCACTTAACGGCAAGCCTCATATCGCACGGACGTGGGACGTGCTGCCTCGCTCGCGTTCAACGGGATCGGGTCATACCATCGCGGGCCGCGGTAACGACCCAGCGGCCGGTGCGGCCCGCGGTGCGAACCGTCCAACAACGCCCGGTCTCTGCGAGGAACCGGGCGTGGATCCCTGCCGCATGCTGGACGAAATCGTAGAAATCAATCCTGTGGTGCGCGAGCACGATGATGCCGCCTGGGCGCAGGCGAGCGGCCATCTCACGCGCAACCCGGGCCATCTCTCGCGCTGAGAGGTAATACAGGATCTCGGCGATCACGATCACGTCATAGACGAGACGTGGCGGTCGACCGGGGAGCACGAGCAGCGATGCGCACGCACGAGGCCAGGCGGCAACGGCGCGTGCCGTCAGGTCGACCCCCTCCCTCGTGCCCTCGGTCGCATCGAGGCGCAACGCCATCCTCGCGATCGCGGCACTGTTGGATCCGTTGCCGCTGGCCAGCTCCAGCACCCGTCCGACCGGTCGGTGACCTATCGCGTGCAGGATCGCGGCACGCTTCACCGCCTCGTCACGGGCGGTGAAGGTGCGCCAGGGATCGTCGTCGCCGGCGAACTTGGCGGCGAACCCGGCAAGATCGATCGGGCTCGTCACTTCGAACCCGGCCGGTAGCGCTCGACCGGACGAGCAAAGGCCGCAAGCTCGTGTCTCGCGATCGTGAAGCCTGCTGGATCATCGGAAACGGCGCCGAGCTGCGTCCGGTAGACGCGGATCAGCGACCGCTTAACCGGAACTCCTCCGGGCACAGCGATGCGCCATGCCGGTCCGGACCTGTCCGGGCGAGGCGGCCACACGCGGTAGGTCAGCCGACCGGCGCCACCCGGGCATCGGGCGACGGCCGCTGCTACGGCGCGGTGATCGGGATGGTCGTCATCGCAGGCCGGTCCGACGATGAGATCGAGATCCCGGCATCGTGCGACCTGGCGGCGCAGCGCGCGATAACAGCGTCCCGGGATCGAGGGCAACTGGCCATCGGGCAAATTGAGGAACGAGACGTCGCCAGCAACGATGCCGAGACGACGTAGCGCATGAAGGCTCTCACGCTGGCGCGCCGCGACCAGTCGCGCTCTCGGCCATTGTCGGCTGCCCCGGTGAGACGCGGCACCATCGGTCACGACCGCAACCCGGACCCGAGCTCCATGGCGGCGAAGCCGCGCAATGAGGCCTGCCGCGCCGATGACCTCGTCATCCGGGTGCGGGGCGATCACCAGCGCGACACGTACGTTTCGCAGCGGGATCCTCACAGAATGGGGTCGAGGATGTGCTCGGCGACAGCCTGGCCGACGCGAAAGCGATGCGCGTCGGGCGCAGGCTGGCGCAGGTACACCATGAGATCGGCGATCTTTGCCGCCAGCGGATGCGATAGGAACAATCCCTGCAGCCCCACCGCCTCCTGCGCGATCGTCAGGGCGCGCTCGGCAGAGCCGGCGATCGATAGCCGCGCAGCGGACACCCGGGCGAGGCGTTCCGCATCCGTCCCGCTGAACCAGGCGCCCGCCGTGTCGCGGATGCTCGCCGCTGCACCCTGGGCAAGCAGGAACAGGTCGGCGAGGCGCGATGCCTGGAACGGATCGGAAGCGCGCTCGTGGGTGGTCAGGTGGTCACGCACTGCATCGAGCAGGCCGGCGATGCCCCCGGCATGAACCGCGGCGAAGCGCAGCGCGCCTCCGCTGAAGAACGGCTCCCGCGCATAGCTGCCGGGCTCGCCGATACGGCCGTCTTCACGGATCACAGAGCCGGACCAGCGCACCAGATGTGTCTCCGAGCGCTGCATGCCGATCGTCTGCCACCACTCCCGATCGATGGCAGGCGGATCGGCATCCAGGTCGAGCAGGAGCAGCTGCGGCCCGCGTTCGCTATCCGCAGTTACCAGCGCGTGAGTCAGTATCCCCGCCCCCGATGCATAGCCCTTGCCGCCGGTCAGCCGTCCGCCGGTAAGCACCAGCGACTCACCCGGCAGGCCCGCATTCCACACACCCAGCATCGCTCCCGCAGCGATCCGCGCCCGCAACGCAGCGACCTGGGACGACGTGCCGTATCGAAACACGATTTGCACCGCATCGACATGCCCCTCCAGCAGGCGCCCGATGGGGAGATCCCGGCGTCCCGCAGCGTAAAGAGGGCGGAGCAGGTCCAGATATGCCTCGGGCGTCGTCGGATCGCCGGCGGGGTCGGTCACCCACCCTGCCGCGACGATCGCATGGCGCAGAGCTTTGGTCGTCGTCATACCGCCTGCTCGCAAAGCTGGTGCTCGAGCGTTGCCAGGGCATGCTCGGCCTCGGCGAGGGTGACGTCGGGTATATCGGGCAGCGCCGGCACGACACGCATGGCGAACGCCTCTGCGTTGGGGCAGTCGCGCGCGACGCCGATCACATGGTCACCGGTCAATCCGATACGGTCGCCGAAGCGAGCTGCGACAAAGGAATCGGGGAGCCCGGCCCAAATGCGGCGCGCCTCCGCCTGCTGTCGGTATTGCCATGCCGCCCCTCGGGGATGCGGCATTGAGGGTGCCCCGTGATGGTCGATGGCACTGAGCGCAGCCGCCATGCCGCCCGGCGCCCGGCCGAGCCGCCGTGAGGAGGTCGCAACCACCATGCCGGGATCGCGGCGCACGCGAAACCCGGCGCGCCCGGCATCGTCGAGCAGGGCGGCGTCCTCGCCGCATGGCACCGGCTGGAAGCCACCCAGCGCCTGATAGGCTCCGGGTCGGAAGGCCATGTTGGCGCCTCCCGAGCAGTGGGAGCCGGTCGGACTGTCCCACGGAACGGGGTCGACCGATCGTCGGTAGGCGTGAAGCCGATCGAGGTAGCGCTCGACCCTCCCCTGCACCGGATCCCGCTCCGCTGCGATCCGGACGATTCGCCCGGCGACAAGGTCGGCCGAGGCCAGGCCCTGCAGTGCCGCCCTGACCCAATCGGCACGGGGCTGGCTGTCGGCGTCGGTCGTCAGGAGAATACCGTGGGGCGTGCTCGCCGCATGATGCAGGCCGAGGGCGATGGCGGCCCGGCGTGCACGACCGGCATTGGCATCAGGGGACGGGTCTCCCTGAGCCACCGTGAACGGAAGGGCCATGCGACCAGCATGCTCGAGTATTACCTGCTCGCTCGCATCCGAGCAATTATCAAGGAGGAAGAACACGGCAGCCTCGACGTCGCCCAGGTCCAGTCGCTCGATCGCCTCCAGCAACTTCGGTAACGCAGTCTCCTCGTTGCGGACCGGAACACAGATCGCAGCTGACACAGGTCGCAACGGCACCCCCACCATCGGTTTCGCAGGACCGGCGACCCTGCCTTGCAGGACTGTAGGTGATAAACGCCGGTTTCGATAGCTGCTCGCGGTGATGCAAGATGCCAGATCGTCATGCAGGACTATAGGTTTGCCCGGTTTCAACCGAGATATCGGCGTCGGGTAGGTAGCCGTCGAAGTTCGCGCCGCGCACCTACAAGCTGCTGTTCGACATGGCAGGCTACCCGGATGCGAAGGCGGTGCCATTCTTCCCCGAGATCGATCCCGTGTTCCGCGTCACCGACCCTGCCGCGCACTACCATGTGCCGGTCGTGGTCAGCCCCTTCGGCTACTCCACCTACAGGGGCAATTGATCACCGATCACGCCTCGATCCCTGCCTGGTGCATCGGCTTATAGAGCTCGTGCTCAAGCGACCGCAGGTAGCGGTCGAGGCGCTCTACCAGTGTTGCGACGTCCGCAGCATAGGCTGGGACGTTCGAAGCTATCGCGTTGCTGCTCCAACGCCGTATGTGGTCGGAGTAGCGTAGCCGAAGCTCGCGATCCTCTTCCATGATCCGCTCGTAAGTCGGCATCTGGTCGGCGAAATAGCCTCGAGCCTCCTTGTTCCAGCCCTGCTGTGTAGGCAGATGCTCCCGTACCGCATTGGCCAGGTTCATTCGTAGCCGGCCGAGGTCGGTAAGCGGAGGTCCAGCCCTGACGCAGTCACGAAGTGCGTAGGCAGCGGCGCGGATCGCCTCGTGGGAGCGCCTGCTATCATCGGGCCTCATCATCTCGTTCTACTCGCCATCATCTTACTAGCCGTCATTGCTGGCGCGCCGCGCGCCGATCATGGCCGTCTGAGCTGCCCCCTTCTGAGTGGTCCATCGACTATTACAGTCTGGACCAAGGAAGGGACGACGAATGCCTTCGAAGAAGCACAAGCCCGAGGAGATTATCGGGAAGCTGCGTGAGGTTGAGATCATGCTGGGCCAGGGCGGGACGACGGCTGAGGCGTGCCGGCGGATCGCGGTCAGCGAGCAGACCTATTACCGCTGGCGCAAGGAATATGGTGGCCTGAAGACGGATCAGGCTCGGCGGATGAAGGATCTGGAGAAGGAGAACGCCCGGCTTCGGCGTGCGATTTCGGATCTGACGCTCGACAAGCTGATCTTGCAGGAGGCGGCAAAGGGAAACTTCTGAGCCCCGCACGGCGCCGGCGCTGCATCGATCATGTCCGGGACGTGCTGGATGTATCCGAGCGGCGGGTGTGCCGCGTGCTCGGCCAGCACCGGTCGACGCAGCGCAAGGTGCCGTGCGGGGCAGATGACGAAGAGGCGCTGACCGAGGACATCATCGCTTTGGCCAGGCAGTACGGCCGTTACGGCTATCGCCGGGTGACGGCACTGCTGCATGCGGCCGGCTGGTCGGTGAACCACATGGCGTAATCAGGAGCGGTGCTCGTTGGGATAGCCTGTCGTCCCCTGAAGAGGAGGACGGAAGATGACCTGCTATGTTGGCCTAGATGTGTCGATGAAGGAGACCGCGATCTGCGTCGTGGACGAAACGGGCGATCGCATATGGGACGGTAAGTCGCGAACGGACCCGGACGCTATTGCGGCCGTGCTGGCGCGGAGGGCCGCAGGAGCCGTGAGGATCGGTATCGAGACGGGCCCGATGACCGTGTGGTTGTGGCACGCATTGACCGAGCGAGAGCTGCCGGTGGTGTGTCTTCATGCCAGGCATGCTGCGGCAGCGCTGAAGCTGCAGATGAACAAGACGGACCGCAACGACGCGTTTGGGTTGGCACGGCTGGTCCGCTCGGGCTGGTACCGGCCGGTCGCTGTTCGCTCGATGGATACGCACCGGTTGCGTGCGCTCCTGATCACGCGAGACCAGCTGGTCGGCATGAGCACCGCGCTCATCAACAAGATACGCGGCCTGGCGAAGACTTTCGGCATTCTGGTCGGACCCGGAAAGGGTGGCACCTTCGAACGTCAGGTCCGGGCAACGCTGCCGGACGATCCGGTGGTCGCCGCACTGTTCGAGAGCCTACTGGCGATGCTGAGCACATTGCGGGAGCAACAGCTTGCCATTGCCAAGCAGCTCGGCCGGGTTGCCCGGCAAAGCGGCGCCTGCCGCTTGATGATGACGATGCCCGGCGTCGGACCGCTGACGGCCGTCAGCTTCATGACCACCATCGAGGATCCTCACCGGTTCCGACGCTCGCAGGATGTCGGCGCCTATCTCGGTCTCACTCCGCGTCGCTACCAGTCGGGCGAGGTCGACATCAACGGCCGCATCTCCAAGTGCGGAGATCGTCTCACCCGCAAGCTGCTGTTCGAAGCGGCCAATGTCATGCTGTCGCGGACCTCGCAGGCGTCGGCGCTGAAGGACTGGGCTGCCGCCATCGGCCGGAGATCGGGCTTCTGGAAGGCGCGCGTTGCGCTGGCCCGCAAGCTGGCGGTGATCCTGCACCGGATGTGGATCGACGGGCGAGGCTTTGACCCAAAGGTGACTGCCATGGCCTGATATCTGCTTTCCGAGCTGCCGCCCCGCCAGGGTGCGGCCACGGCCATCTCGTGACCCGCTTCGTGACCATCTGGAACACGGGAACCACATCGAGAGGCCGGCGATCTGGCGCCATGCTGAGGCTGGACCCGTCCTGACCTCGAAGACGACAACGATGCGCAAAAGAAGATCGACTACGAGCACCTTGGCAAACGGCTTGACCGATTAGACGATAAACGGGTGGAACGGATCTGGCGACGCGAGGGGCTGAAGGTGCCGCAGCGCCAGCCGAAACGCGGCCGGTTATGGCTGAACGATGGCTCGTGCATCCGGTTGCGGCCGGAGTATCCGGGGCATGTCTGGGCTTACGACTTCGTCGAGGAACGCACCCATGACGGACGCAAGTTCCGCATCCTTACCATTATCGACGAGGCGAGCAGGGAGTGCCTGGCACTCGTCGTCGCGCGCCAGCTCAAACACGAAGACGTACTGGCAGCGCTGGCCGAGTTGTTCATCGAGCGTGGTCCGCCCGCGCATATCAGGTCGGACAACGTCCTATGTCTGGAAGCAGCGGCGGGTTTTGGCCAGCAGATATCCATGCGCCGACAACCATCGGCGCGGCATGCAATCTGAGCCAGATGGCTTCCACCGTCAACGGGATCGCTCCCTGCCATAGCAAACACAGGATCCAGCGGCGCCGGGGCGGCCGTGGTCCTCACCATCCTTAAAACGAGATACGCACCCAGGTGGAAGGCCCGAACATTATCTACAGGGTCGCTCGACGAGCGCCCTCACGGCACTTGCAGAGAGGGGTCCTTCCACCTGGCATCCGACCGTTCGAGGAACGGCCGGTACTCTGTCCCCGTCTTGACGACGGCGTGAGCCACGCGCGCCATCTTGGCGGTGAGCGCCGTCATCGCCTTGCGGCGACGGTCGGCATCGTCCGCGTGCCCGGCGGTGTACCGTCCGAGCTTGTCACGGAAACTGTTGTCGCGCTGACGCGCGGCGACCTGGGCAGCCATCCAGAAGGTGCGGCGCAGACGCGCGTTGCCGTACTTGGACAGCTTGGTGCGGCCACGAAACGTGCCTGACTGGCACGTTGCGAGATCGAGGCCGCAGAACTTCAGGAACTGTCGATGATGGTTGAAGCGACGCAAATCACCGGCCTCGGCCAGAATGGTCAGCGCGTTAATCGGACCAATGCCCGGAATGTTGCGCAGCAGCTTATAATCAACATGCTCGGCCAGCCTGTCATGGGCAAGCCGCTCTATCTCGTCACGCTGGTGGATGAGGCTGCGTCCCTGCGCGATGACCATGCGGAACATGGTAATTGCTGCCGAATCCTCCGGGACCGGCAGAGCCACCGAAGCGCAGGCCGTTTCGTATATGTCATTGACAAGACGGGCCTTGGAAACCTTGCGGCCGATGAGAGGCCAGGCAGCTGCCGAGAATGCCCCAGCGTCGAGCGCGGTGATGCTGGCAGGAGTGGGGAACCGCTCGATGAGCGCGAGAAACCAGTCGGACCGGCTGTTGCCTGCGAAGCGGGCGATCTCGGGGAAGTACAGCGGCAGGTAGTGGGTCAGGATGCGGTGCCAGGTCTGCGTCTTCATCCTAGAGATCGTTTCGTGGGTCTTCGAGAGTTCCTGCAGGTCATTGATGCCCGCGGCGAGAGGATCGACGTAGCGCTGCGTCGCACCGATCCGCAGCATGTGCAGGATGACCTGCGCGTCCTTGGGGTCGTTCTTGTCCCAGCCATTGTGCAGCGCCTCGCGCGTTCTGGCGAGCGCGACCGACGAGATGAGGCGCAGCTCGAACCCTGCCGTCAGCAGCCGATGTGCCAGCGTGCGATGGTAATTACCCGTCGCCTCGAACCCGACAATGATAGGGCGCCCGATGGCAGCGAGTTTTTCGGCAAAGCCGTCATAGTCCTGCCTGGTTGCCATGACGGTCATCCGCCGGCGCCGGCCGCCTTCCGGTCGCTCGATGAGAACCTCCTGCCGGCTCTTGGACATATCGATAGCTACCAGCACGGCGCCGGCAGGCGTAGAGGTGAGCTTGGTCATGGTCGGTCAGCCTCCAAAGTGTTGTCTCGACAACCTCACTTTAGATACCTGCTGACCGGTCATGGCTTGCCCTGATGAAGCCTGCGGCCGCTACGCGGCCTTGTCTTCATCAGGGCCATAGCGGCTCCCAAACCAGCGCTTCCCAATGTGCTATGGCAGCGAGTTCATCGCCGCCGCCGTCCAGACCTGGCTCAGGCAGATCGGCGTGAAGACGCTCTACATCGCCCCGGGCTCGCCATGGGAGAACGGCTACAACGAGAGCTTCAACGGCTCGCTGCGGGATGAGCTGCTGAACGGCGAGATCTTCTACACCCTCGCTGAAGCCAGGGTGCTGATCGAGGCGTGGCGGCGTCACTACAACACTGTCCGACCGCACAGCAGCCTCGGCTATCGACCACCCGCCCCGGAAGCGGCGACACCGCCATTGCCGGCCTCCGGTTCCGCTTCGCTCCACCTCCGACCGGCAATGGCGGCGGAGACGACAATGCACTAACTATCAACCCGGACCACCCGGTGGGGGCTGCTCATAATCACCACTCCTCGGCGGTCACCCCCTTTCCCTCAAACGATGGTGAAATGGGAAAGCCTGCGGCTTCTCAGAAACCGTCGTTCACTCAGGTTTCAAGAATCCCGAAGCAGATCGCCAGCGCCTCTCGATCTATCTCGGAAGCCGTATGGTGACACCGAAGGCCCGCTCGGATCGGGACAGAAGGGCATCGCCGCCATGACCAATGGCAACGGCGCGAACTAGGGCAAGGCCCAGCCCATGTCCGTCAGTGGTGCGTGACGCCTCGGCGCGCGCGAAACGCTGAAACAGGCGTTTTGCATCAGCGGGGGCAACGCCCGGGCCGTCATCCTCCAGCGTCACTTCAATCGCATCCTGCGTCGCCGTCGCGGCCAGCGTCGCTTTGGTGCCGGGCGGCGTGTGGCGCAACACGTTCTCCAACAGGTTCGACAATGCCTGCGCGAGCAGGCGTCGGTCGCCCTCGATATGCAGTCCGGGCATGACGTCGATCGTCAGCGTATGGCCGGCGGCCTCGAAGTCGGGACGATAAGTTTCGGCCATGTCCTCCAGCAGCGCCGACAGATCGACCGCTCCCAACGCTCGACGTTCAGCCAACCCTTCGACCTCGGCGATGCGCAGCAGCGCGGCGAATATCTCCAGCAGATCGTCGGCTTGCCGCCGTGCCGCCTCGATCGCGTCTGTGTCCCCGGCCGCCGCGCGATCAAGCTGGTTGCACAGGCGGGTAAGGGGGGTGCGTAGGTCGTGCGCCACGTCGGTCGACACCTGCCGAAGATTATCCATCAGCGCGGCGATGCGGTCGAGCATCCGGTTAAGCGTGGAGGCAAGGCGATCGAACTCGCTGTCCGATCCGTCGCGCGGCACCCGCTGCGTCAGGTCGCCGGCGATGATCGCCTGCGCGGTGGCATCGATGCGCGACAGGCGACGCCGGGTCAGCCATCCGACCAACACCGCCGCGCCGATCCCCAGCGCCAGCATCGCCGCCAGCGCGATCGCGAACAGCGACGCCAGCGTCCGGTCGATCGCTGCGAGGTCGCGCCTGTCGGCGATGACGACCAACATCCCGCCGGACAGCGGCGTCGCGAGCGCCTGACCGACGCCGGTATTGTTGCCGCGTCGGAAGCCGAAATGCTCCTGATAGCCTGGCTCGACCGGCGTCAGCGGACTGATCGTCGCGGCGATCGGCCGCCCGGCGCGGTCGACGAGCAGATAGTCGAGGCTCGCTTCGTTGCGGGCGTCCTCGCGCAAGCGGATTGCATCCGCCACACCCGCCAGGCCGCCTTCGCGCACCTCGGCTATCAGCGCGCGAGTCTCGACCGCGACACGGTGGTCCAGCTGCTCCTCCAGCGCCTCGTGCGTCACCTCATAGGCGACGGCGCCGATCGCCAGCGTCGCGGCGCTGAACGCCAGCGCGACCAGCACGACGATGCCGAAGGTCGAGCGCCACAGCCGTGCGAGCATCTATTCGCCCCGGATCATGTAGCCGGCACCGCGCACCGTCTCGATCGCATCGGCGTCGAAACCGGCGTTGAGCTTGGAGCGCAGGCGGCTCAGATGCGTCTCGACAATGTTGGTCTTCGGATCGAAATCGAAATCCCATACCCGCTCCAGCAGCATGGTGCGGGTCATCACCCGGCGCGGGTTGCGCATCAGCTCGGCGAGCAGCGCGAACTCGCGCGGTTGCAGGGTGACGCGACGGCCGTCGCGCTCGACGGTGCGGCGATGCAGGTCGAGGACGATATCGCCGACCCGGAGCAGATGGGTGTCATCGCCGCGTGGTGCTGGCCGGCGCGCCAGCGCATTAAGGCGGGCGGCCAGCTCGGAGAAGGCGAAGGGCTTGACCAGATAGTCGTCGGCACCGCCCTCCAGCCCCTCGACGCGATCGGCGATCCCGCCGACCGCGGTCAGCATCAGGACCGGGGTCGCATCGCCGGCCGCGCGCATCGCCTTCACCAGCGCCAGCCCGTCGAGGCCGGGCAGCATACGGTCGACCACGATCGCATCGAACCCGCCGCCGGTCGCCTGGAACAGCCCGTCGCGGCCGTCCTCGCTCACCGCGACCTGGTGCCCGGCCTGGCCAAGCCCCTGCGCCACGAAGGCGCGGGTGTCGGCATCATCCTCGACGATCAATATCCGCATCGCCCGACTATCGCGTAGCGGCGTTGGTTCGCCAACCGCCACCCAGCGCGCGGAACAGCGCGACCTCGTTCTGCGACACCGCCAGATCGGACTGGACCTGTTGCAGCGTCGCCGATGCGGTCGCGCGCTGCGCATCGACCTGGAGCAGGCCAGGCGCGTCGCCGAGGCGGACACGGGCACCCGCGCGGCGCGCATAGGCCTGCGCCTCGCGCGCGGCGGTCGCCAGATCGCGGTTTCGGCGCGTCTCAGCGTCGTAGTTCGCCAGCGCCGTCTCGACCTCGCGCAGCGCGCGCAGCACCGCCACGTCCCACCCGGCCAATGCCGCGCGCTCGGTCGCGCGGGCCTGTTCCAGCCTTGCGCGCGCCGGTGCCTGGTTGGGGAAGGCCCAGCTGACGAGCGGCGTCACCGCCGCGCTGATCCCGCCGGACAGCAGCCCCACCGCGCCACCCAGATTGACGCGAGGGTAAAGGTCCGCACGCGCCACGCCGATCCGCGCGGCAGCGGCGGCAAGGCGGCGCTCCGCCTCGCGGACGTCGGGACGGCGCAGCAGCAGCGCGGTTCCGTCACCGACCGGTGCCGCCCCGCGCAGGCGGGGCGCGGCGGTGCAGGCGAAGCGGTAGGCGCGGGCCTCGGCGGGTGGGCGGCCTTGCAGCGTCGCGAGCCGGTACAGCGCATTGGCACGCTGGGCCTCGAACGGGGCGATGGCGGCGCGGGTGGCGGCAGCGATCGTCGCGACCTGCGACACCTCCAGCGGCGACACCTCGCCGGCGCGCAACTGCTCGCGCACCAGCCCGACCGATCGATCCTGCGCCGCGGCGACCTCCCGCGCGGTCGCGAGGGCGCGGGTCGATCCGCACAGATCGACATAGGCCAGCACGGTATCGGCGACGACCGCGACGCGCAGTCCGTCGACGACGGCCGCTTGCGCCTCGGCATCAGCGCCCGCCGCGGTCGCGGCCGAGCGCAGTCGGCCGAACACGTCGAGATCCCAGCTCGCGGTCGCGGCGATATCGTAATCCGTCGTCGGCACGTTGCCCGACGCGCTCGGCTGTCCGGCGGGATTGTCGACGCCGAGCGCACTCTCGATCGTCGTCTGCGGCAGCCGCGCCGCCCGAGCCTGCCGTAATGCGGCGCGTGCGCCGTCAAGATTGGCATAGGCAACGCGCAGGTCGGCGTTGGCTGCCAGTGCCGATCGGACCAGTCCGTCTAGAACAGGATCGTCGTAGAGCCGCCACCAGTCGTCGGGCACCGGCGCGATCGATGCCACGGGAAGCCGGGTGAAGTCGCCGGTCGCGCTGGGCGGCGCGATCGTCGGCGGGGGTGTCGGCACACCCATGCAGGCGGAGGCGAGCAGGGCGACGGCGGGGGCCAGGCGACGGATCATGCCAGCACCTCCTTGGG
The window above is part of the Sphingomonas sp. JUb134 genome. Proteins encoded here:
- a CDS encoding catalase produces the protein MARKSIKSDAVKLKGETAKKAPPLPAGADQPTNYAEQQGHGGETRQTTSDAALTMTTQQGIPIADAQNSLKAGLRGPTLLEDFILREKIFHFDHERIPERVVHARGYGAHGVFELTDSLADYTRADVLSTVGQQTEVFVRFSTVAGNKGSRDLARDVRGFAVKMYTKQGNWDIVGNNIPVFFIQDAIKFPDLVHAAKQEPDRAFPQAQTAHDNFWDFASLTPEAWHMIMWIMSDRTIPRSFRTMEGFGVHSFRLVNAEGRSTFVKFHWKPRQGLQSVLWNEAVKISGADPDYHRRDLWEAIESGDFPQWDLGVQLFDQETADKLPFDHLDSTKLIPEEDVPVRIVGTLTLNRNVDNFFAETEQVAYCTQNIVPGIDFSDDPLLHGRNFSYLDTQLKRLGSPNFTHLPINAPRCPVMNFQQDGHMAMRNPKGRVNYEPNSWGAEGGPRENAEIGFTSFPAEVQGTKQRVRSETFADHYSQARQFYLSQQPIEQKHIGDALVFELSKVDRVDIRARAVSHLRNIDEDLAATVADGLGLDLPDAAKAAKPTLDLPTSSALSIVANGPANFAGRKMGLLLTDGSSAELFNALTKALEAEGAVWEVVAPKIGGVTLDDGTKVAAKQKIDGGPSVLFDAVAVLPSEEGVAMLAKDAASKDFVADAFGHCKFIGYTDAAATLFDASRVPELDDGFVALSKSKDVKAFVTTCRDLRFWAREMKVDLDAAA
- a CDS encoding class I SAM-dependent methyltransferase, with product MTSPIDLAGFAAKFAGDDDPWRTFTARDEAVKRAAILHAIGHRPVGRVLELASGNGSNSAAIARMALRLDATEGTREGVDLTARAVAAWPRACASLLVLPGRPPRLVYDVIVIAEILYYLSAREMARVAREMAARLRPGGIIVLAHHRIDFYDFVQHAAGIHARFLAETGRCWTVRTAGRTGRWVVTAARDGMTRSR
- a CDS encoding PIG-L deacetylase family protein, coding for MRIPLRNVRVALVIAPHPDDEVIGAAGLIARLRRHGARVRVAVVTDGAASHRGSRQWPRARLVAARQRESLHALRRLGIVAGDVSFLNLPDGQLPSIPGRCYRALRRQVARCRDLDLIVGPACDDDHPDHRAVAAAVARCPGGAGRLTYRVWPPRPDRSGPAWRIAVPGGVPVKRSLIRVYRTQLGAVSDDPAGFTIARHELAAFARPVERYRPGSK
- a CDS encoding acyl-CoA dehydrogenase yields the protein MTTTKALRHAIVAAGWVTDPAGDPTTPEAYLDLLRPLYAAGRRDLPIGRLLEGHVDAVQIVFRYGTSSQVAALRARIAAGAMLGVWNAGLPGESLVLTGGRLTGGKGYASGAGILTHALVTADSERGPQLLLLDLDADPPAIDREWWQTIGMQRSETHLVRWSGSVIREDGRIGEPGSYAREPFFSGGALRFAAVHAGGIAGLLDAVRDHLTTHERASDPFQASRLADLFLLAQGAAASIRDTAGAWFSGTDAERLARVSAARLSIAGSAERALTIAQEAVGLQGLFLSHPLAAKIADLMVYLRQPAPDAHRFRVGQAVAEHILDPIL
- a CDS encoding glycosyltransferase codes for the protein MLEAIERLDLGDVEAAVFFLLDNCSDASEQVILEHAGRMALPFTVAQGDPSPDANAGRARRAAIALGLHHAASTPHGILLTTDADSQPRADWVRAALQGLASADLVAGRIVRIAAERDPVQGRVERYLDRLHAYRRSVDPVPWDSPTGSHCSGGANMAFRPGAYQALGGFQPVPCGEDAALLDDAGRAGFRVRRDPGMVVATSSRRLGRAPGGMAAALSAIDHHGAPSMPHPRGAAWQYRQQAEARRIWAGLPDSFVAARFGDRIGLTGDHVIGVARDCPNAEAFAMRVVPALPDIPDVTLAEAEHALATLEHQLCEQAV
- a CDS encoding IS110 family transposase, with product MTCYVGLDVSMKETAICVVDETGDRIWDGKSRTDPDAIAAVLARRAAGAVRIGIETGPMTVWLWHALTERELPVVCLHARHAAAALKLQMNKTDRNDAFGLARLVRSGWYRPVAVRSMDTHRLRALLITRDQLVGMSTALINKIRGLAKTFGILVGPGKGGTFERQVRATLPDDPVVAALFESLLAMLSTLREQQLAIAKQLGRVARQSGACRLMMTMPGVGPLTAVSFMTTIEDPHRFRRSQDVGAYLGLTPRRYQSGEVDINGRISKCGDRLTRKLLFEAANVMLSRTSQASALKDWAAAIGRRSGFWKARVALARKLAVILHRMWIDGRGFDPKVTAMA